The Xanthomonas sp. CFBP 8443 genome has a window encoding:
- a CDS encoding methyl-accepting chemotaxis protein, with amino-acid sequence MNLPAQPTEAGIDDHIRSVVGLSDQLLGQLRRSLQRIDEINRTTHVISMNARIESARIGQAGRGFSVIAQEMDVLSRRVADATQDLDKVAASTSADMGHTLQRLQDDVRRTRLSELALSNIDLIDRNLYERSCDVRWWATDAAIVAAARHGRGDEELAYASRRMGQILDSYTVYFDLVLAGTDGRVLANGRPQQYASVGSDVSAQAWFETAARTRSGEEFGFQDVHASTLADGERVLVYACTVRDGGRVDGRVLGVLGIVFRWDALAQTVVQRTPLSEQEWGRSRVCIVDQRGQVLADSAGRMLQERIDFPGREALFKQPRGAVLSDLDGRPHCIAHAASPGYETYRTGWHSLILQAL; translated from the coding sequence ATGAACCTGCCAGCCCAACCCACCGAAGCGGGCATCGACGACCATATCCGTTCGGTGGTCGGCCTGTCCGACCAACTGCTCGGACAGCTGCGGCGTTCGCTGCAACGCATCGACGAGATCAACCGCACCACCCATGTGATCTCGATGAACGCGCGCATCGAGTCGGCGCGGATCGGCCAGGCCGGACGCGGCTTCAGCGTCATCGCGCAGGAAATGGACGTGCTGTCGCGGCGCGTCGCCGATGCCACCCAGGACCTGGACAAGGTCGCCGCCAGCACCAGCGCCGACATGGGCCACACCCTGCAGCGGCTGCAGGACGACGTGCGCCGCACGCGCCTGAGCGAACTGGCGCTGAGCAACATCGACCTGATCGACCGTAACCTCTACGAACGCAGCTGCGACGTGCGCTGGTGGGCGACCGATGCGGCCATCGTCGCCGCCGCGCGCCACGGCCGCGGCGACGAGGAACTCGCCTACGCGTCGCGCCGCATGGGCCAGATCCTGGACTCGTACACGGTGTACTTCGACCTGGTGCTGGCCGGCACCGACGGCCGCGTCCTGGCCAACGGCCGCCCGCAGCAGTACGCCTCGGTCGGCAGCGACGTGTCCGCGCAGGCCTGGTTCGAAACCGCCGCGCGCACCCGCAGCGGCGAGGAATTCGGCTTCCAGGACGTGCATGCCAGCACCCTGGCCGACGGCGAACGCGTGCTGGTGTATGCGTGCACGGTGCGCGACGGCGGCCGTGTCGACGGGCGCGTGCTGGGCGTGCTCGGCATCGTGTTCCGCTGGGACGCGCTGGCGCAGACGGTGGTGCAGCGCACCCCGCTGTCGGAGCAGGAATGGGGCCGCAGCCGGGTGTGCATCGTCGACCAGCGCGGCCAGGTCCTGGCCGATTCGGCCGGCCGCATGCTGCAGGAACGGATCGACTTCCCCGGCCGCGAAGCGCTGTTCAAGCAACCGCGTGGCGCGGTGCTGAGCGACCTCGACGGGCGTCCGCACTGCATCGCGCATGCCGCTTCGCCCGGCTACGAAACCTACCGCACCGGCTGGCACTCGCTGATCCTGCAGGCGCTGTAG
- a CDS encoding NADP-dependent oxidoreductase gives MKAFFIEGYGNRHPGRIGELPEPELRDDDVLVEVHAAGVNVLDAKIRKGEFKLILPHRFPLVLGHDVAGVVLRVGAGVRRFKPGDAVYARADRIGSFAERIVVKESALALKPANLGMEEAASIPLVALTAWQALVETAGLQKGQKVLIHAGSGGVGSIAIQLAKHLGAFVATTTGTGNVGWVKALGADLVIDYRTQDFETLVRDYDVVLNSLGSDVLEKSLRVLKPGGKLISISGPPDPDFAAQQGLAWPLRQVIRLLSGGIRRKARRRGVSYAFLFMTANGDQLREIGALLEAGILTPVLDRVFPFEATAQALAYVESGRAKGKVVIRVGQH, from the coding sequence ATGAAAGCGTTCTTCATCGAAGGCTATGGCAACAGGCACCCGGGTCGGATCGGCGAGCTGCCCGAACCGGAGCTGCGCGACGACGATGTGCTGGTGGAGGTGCATGCCGCCGGCGTCAACGTGCTCGACGCGAAGATCCGCAAGGGCGAGTTCAAGCTGATCCTGCCGCACCGGTTTCCGCTGGTGCTGGGTCACGACGTGGCCGGCGTGGTGCTGCGGGTCGGGGCCGGCGTGCGCCGCTTCAAGCCCGGCGACGCGGTGTACGCGCGTGCCGACCGCATCGGCAGCTTCGCCGAACGTATCGTGGTCAAGGAAAGCGCGCTGGCGTTGAAGCCCGCCAACCTCGGCATGGAGGAAGCCGCCTCGATTCCGCTGGTCGCGCTGACCGCGTGGCAGGCCCTGGTCGAGACGGCGGGCCTGCAGAAGGGGCAGAAGGTGCTGATCCATGCCGGCTCCGGCGGCGTCGGCAGCATCGCCATCCAGCTCGCCAAGCACCTTGGTGCCTTCGTCGCGACCACCACCGGCACCGGCAACGTCGGCTGGGTGAAGGCGCTGGGCGCCGACCTGGTCATCGACTACCGGACGCAGGACTTCGAGACCCTCGTGCGCGACTACGACGTCGTCCTCAACAGCCTGGGCAGCGACGTGCTGGAGAAATCCCTGCGCGTGCTCAAGCCCGGCGGCAAGCTCATTTCCATCTCCGGCCCGCCGGACCCAGACTTCGCCGCGCAACAGGGACTGGCGTGGCCGCTGCGGCAGGTGATCCGCCTGCTCAGCGGCGGCATCCGCAGGAAGGCCAGGCGGCGCGGCGTCAGCTATGCCTTCCTGTTCATGACCGCCAACGGCGACCAGTTGCGCGAGATCGGCGCGCTGCTCGAGGCCGGGATCCTCACCCCGGTGCTGGACCGGGTGTTCCCGTTCGAAGCAACGGCGCAGGCATTGGCCTACGTCGAGAGCGGGCGCGCCAAGGGCAAGGTGGTGATCAGGGTCGGCCAGCACTGA
- a CDS encoding SDR family oxidoreductase has product MKPQRDSWVLITGASSGFGEEFARQYAARGHRLILVARRLDRLDALAQALRQRHGVEILVEQVDLSQIAAVRRLHAGLHARGIDVEVLINNAGHGLQGRFLAAELEPVLSMIQLDIASLTAMTHLFGQDMQRRRHGKILQVASLLAYQGVEDFAVYSAAKAYVLRLGEALHREFARDGVTVTTLCPGLTDTGFARVAQQRITPQLAALMMQTPPVVRAGMRALDAGRISVVPGLINKLNAVFMWTTPRWIHQAVLSRILNR; this is encoded by the coding sequence ATGAAACCGCAACGCGACAGCTGGGTGCTGATCACCGGCGCATCGAGTGGATTCGGCGAGGAATTCGCCCGGCAGTACGCGGCGCGCGGCCACAGGCTGATCCTGGTCGCGCGGCGCCTGGACCGGCTCGATGCGCTGGCGCAGGCGTTGCGGCAGCGGCACGGCGTGGAGATCCTCGTCGAACAGGTGGATCTGTCGCAGATCGCGGCAGTGCGCCGGCTCCACGCCGGCCTGCACGCGCGCGGCATCGACGTCGAGGTGCTGATCAACAATGCCGGGCACGGGCTGCAGGGGCGGTTCCTGGCGGCCGAACTGGAGCCGGTGCTGTCGATGATCCAGCTGGATATTGCCAGCCTGACCGCGATGACGCACCTGTTCGGCCAGGACATGCAGCGGCGCCGGCACGGGAAGATCCTGCAGGTGGCCAGCCTGCTGGCCTACCAGGGCGTGGAAGACTTCGCGGTGTATTCGGCCGCCAAGGCCTACGTCCTGCGCCTGGGCGAGGCGCTGCATCGCGAGTTCGCCCGCGATGGCGTCACCGTGACCACGCTGTGTCCGGGACTGACCGACACCGGCTTCGCGCGCGTCGCGCAGCAGCGGATCACGCCGCAGCTCGCGGCGTTGATGATGCAGACGCCGCCGGTGGTGCGTGCCGGCATGCGCGCGCTGGACGCCGGTCGCATCAGCGTGGTGCCCGGGCTGATCAACAAGTTGAACGCGGTCTTCATGTGGACGACGCCGCGCTGGATCCACCAGGCCGTGCTGTCGCGCATCCTCAACCGGTGA
- a CDS encoding SDR family oxidoreductase yields MSSTSTVLITGASSGIGAVYAQRFAQRGHDLVLVARDKTRLDALAARLRVEHKVAVDVLQADLTAAADVAQVEARLRDDARIGILINNAGMAQSGGFAEQTGEGVERLLALNTTALTRLAVAIAPRLAQSGNGAIVNIGSVVGLAPEFGMTVYGATKAFVLFLSQGMNLELAPKGVYVQAVLPAATRTEIWERAGIDVNTLPEVMDVEELVDAALIGFDRRELVTIPPLHDADRWDALDGARQALLGSIRQANAAERYRPAA; encoded by the coding sequence ATGAGCAGCACTTCCACCGTCCTCATCACCGGCGCCTCCAGCGGCATCGGCGCCGTCTACGCGCAGCGTTTCGCCCAGCGCGGCCACGACCTGGTCCTGGTCGCACGCGACAAGACCCGCCTGGACGCGCTCGCCGCGCGCCTGCGCGTGGAGCACAAGGTCGCGGTCGACGTACTGCAGGCCGATCTCACCGCAGCGGCCGACGTTGCGCAGGTCGAAGCGCGCCTGCGCGACGACGCGCGCATCGGCATCCTCATCAACAACGCCGGCATGGCCCAGTCCGGCGGCTTCGCCGAGCAGACGGGCGAGGGCGTCGAACGCCTGCTGGCGCTCAACACCACCGCGCTGACGCGGCTGGCGGTGGCGATCGCGCCGCGGCTGGCGCAGTCCGGCAACGGCGCGATCGTCAACATCGGCTCGGTGGTCGGCCTGGCGCCGGAATTCGGCATGACCGTGTACGGCGCGACCAAGGCCTTCGTGCTGTTCCTGTCGCAGGGCATGAACCTGGAACTGGCGCCCAAGGGCGTGTACGTGCAGGCGGTGCTTCCGGCGGCCACCCGCACCGAGATCTGGGAGCGTGCGGGCATCGACGTCAACACGCTGCCCGAGGTGATGGACGTCGAGGAACTGGTCGATGCGGCGCTGATCGGCTTCGATCGCCGCGAACTGGTGACCATCCCGCCGCTGCACGATGCCGACCGCTGGGACGCCCTCGACGGCGCCAGGCAGGCGCTGCTGGGAAGCATCCGCCAGGCCAATGCCGCGGAACGCTACCGGCCGGCGGCCTGA
- a CDS encoding alkene reductase, giving the protein MSDTALFTPYPLGPLTLANRIVMAPLTRNRAGKGLVPSELAATYYAQRASAGLLITEATQISVDAQGYQDTPGIYTPAQIEGWRAVTDAVHAKGGRIFVQLWHVGRVSHVDLRPGGTAPVAPSAIAAATKTFVNNGFADVSAPRALERDELPRIVDDFRQAAINAIAAGFDGVELHGANGYLLEQFVKDGANQRSDAYGGSIENRARLLLEVAAAVAAAIGADRTGVRISPVSPANGISCSDPQPQYDYIAERLSALGIVYLHVVEGATGGPRDVAPFDYAALRSRFKQTYLANNGYDPALASASLAAGSADLFAFGRAFIGNPDLVERLQAGAPLAAPDPATLYGGGAKGYIDYPTLAESASA; this is encoded by the coding sequence ATGTCCGATACCGCACTGTTCACGCCGTACCCGCTGGGCCCGCTGACGCTCGCCAACCGCATCGTCATGGCGCCGCTGACCCGCAATCGCGCCGGCAAGGGCCTGGTGCCCAGCGAACTGGCCGCCACCTACTACGCCCAGCGCGCGTCCGCAGGCCTGTTGATCACCGAGGCGACGCAGATCTCGGTGGACGCGCAGGGCTACCAGGACACGCCCGGCATCTACACTCCGGCGCAGATCGAAGGATGGCGCGCGGTCACCGACGCGGTGCACGCCAAGGGCGGGCGCATCTTCGTGCAGCTGTGGCACGTCGGCCGCGTCTCGCACGTGGACCTGCGTCCCGGCGGGACCGCGCCGGTGGCGCCTTCGGCGATCGCCGCCGCCACCAAGACCTTCGTCAACAACGGCTTCGCCGACGTGTCCGCGCCGCGCGCGCTGGAGCGCGACGAGCTGCCGCGCATCGTGGACGACTTCCGCCAGGCCGCGATCAACGCCATCGCCGCCGGCTTCGACGGGGTGGAACTGCATGGCGCCAACGGCTATCTGCTGGAGCAGTTCGTCAAGGACGGCGCCAACCAGCGCAGCGACGCCTACGGCGGTTCCATCGAGAACCGCGCGCGCCTGTTGCTGGAGGTCGCCGCGGCGGTGGCCGCGGCCATCGGTGCCGACCGTACCGGCGTGCGCATCTCGCCGGTGTCGCCGGCCAACGGCATCTCCTGCAGCGATCCGCAGCCGCAGTACGACTACATCGCCGAGCGACTCAGCGCGCTGGGCATCGTCTACCTGCATGTGGTGGAGGGCGCCACCGGCGGGCCGCGCGACGTGGCGCCGTTCGACTACGCCGCGCTGCGCAGTCGCTTCAAGCAAACCTATCTGGCCAACAACGGCTACGACCCGGCGCTGGCCAGCGCCAGCCTTGCCGCCGGCAGCGCCGACCTGTTCGCCTTCGGCCGCGCGTTCATCGGCAATCCCGACCTGGTCGAGCGGTTGCAGGCCGGCGCGCCGCTGGCCGCCCCGGATCCGGCCACGCTCTATGGCGGCGGCGCCAAGGGCTACATCGATTACCCGACGCTGGCCGAAAGCGCCAGCGCCTGA
- a CDS encoding TetR/AcrR family transcriptional regulator, which translates to MKVSKAQAQANRAHIVETASALFRERGYEGIGVADLMAAAGFTHGGFYKHFASKADLAAEATACGIAQTVAQVGGIDAPEFVRRYVSRAHRDTRTVGCTMAALGGDAARQPEAVRAAFADGIEGVLAALEREDAAATDGGPDQARAKRLDMLAHALGAIVMSRACPDDSPLADEILATCRATLLASLDPGLETDTRGAA; encoded by the coding sequence ATGAAGGTCAGCAAGGCGCAGGCGCAGGCGAACCGGGCGCATATCGTCGAAACCGCGTCCGCGCTGTTTCGCGAGCGCGGCTACGAGGGGATCGGCGTGGCCGATCTGATGGCCGCCGCCGGTTTCACCCACGGCGGCTTCTACAAGCACTTCGCGTCCAAGGCCGACCTGGCGGCGGAGGCGACGGCATGCGGGATTGCGCAGACGGTGGCCCAGGTCGGAGGAATCGATGCGCCGGAATTCGTCCGCCGCTATGTGTCGCGCGCGCACCGCGATACCCGCACGGTCGGCTGCACCATGGCCGCGCTGGGCGGCGACGCCGCGCGCCAGCCGGAGGCGGTGCGGGCCGCGTTCGCGGACGGCATCGAAGGCGTATTGGCGGCCCTGGAACGCGAGGACGCTGCAGCGACCGACGGCGGCCCCGACCAAGCGCGCGCCAAGCGCCTGGACATGCTGGCGCACGCCCTCGGCGCGATCGTCATGTCCCGGGCCTGCCCCGACGATTCGCCGCTGGCGGACGAGATCCTCGCCACCTGCCGCGCCACCCTGCTCGCATCGTTGGACCCGGGCCTGGAGACAGACACGCGCGGCGCGGCGTGA